In the Gossypium arboreum isolate Shixiya-1 chromosome 10, ASM2569848v2, whole genome shotgun sequence genome, one interval contains:
- the LOC108488025 gene encoding wall-associated receptor kinase-like 22, whose product MIVRFALSFSLLLLLITDLASAANSTAKPGCKGSCGDVRVPYPFGIGPNCSLNAWFEVSCNETSTPPTILLKRTNMEVLNFSLRSADYDPELEYHRVKSPVVSMNCSGRETSLGVDLTGSPFFFSEYRNKFLAAGCNSTAFLAEVDTKNTSCRSACIGDALFGSNPYNICHGTCCERELPSALKTFNATFDSQSDGCKLAYVVENNWASNVANRSGLQNMEAVGAVLDWAIPKEDFELSEDGREYTCREYGLELSDPNIHKSIRCFCKSGYEGNAYLPDGCQDIDECLDELKCGDATCVNKPGHYVCRRRKRKTWILHLGIGLGFAALCLVMCLVMGGRRSYKYLKKRMKMKLKKKNFKRNGGLLLQQQMFAKHGSLESTRIFTSKELDKATDNFNKDRVLGQGGQGTIYKGMLADERIVAVKKSKGMVADKVEEFINEVVILSQINHRNVVKLIGCCLETEVPLLVYEFISNGTVYQYLHDQSEEFVLSWETRLRIAKESAEALAYLHSSASIPIYHRDIKSTNILLDEKFKAKVSDFGISRSVSIDQTHLTTHVQGTFGYLDPEYFQSSQFTDKSDVYSFGVVLVELLTGEKPVSFEREENSRSLASYFTNLMETNQVMDIVDSRIVKEVKHEEVMMVAKLAYQCLSLSGKKRPTMKEVSIELEQIVLMQKGSNVLEISETFC is encoded by the exons atgaTTGTGAGATTTGCATTAAGTTTCAGTTTGTTGCTTTTGCTAATTACCGATCTAGCCTCAGCAGCTAATTCCACAGCAAAACCTGGTTGCAAAGGCAGCTGTGGAGATGTTAGAGTTCCCTACCCTTTTGGAATTGGACCCAACTGTTCCTTGAATGCATGGTTTGAGGTCTCTTGCAATGAAACTTCAACCCCTCCTACAATTTTACTCAAAAGAACAAACATGGAGGTTTTGAATTTTTCTTTGAGATCTGCTGATTATGATCCGGAGCTTGAGTACCATCGTGTGAAGAGTCCAGTAGTTTCAATGAACTGTTCAGGTAGGGAAACCAGCCTTGGGGTGGATCTAACAGGCAGCCCTTTCTTCTTTTCAGAGTACAGGAACAAGTTCCTAGCCGCTGGTTGTAATAGCACGGCTTTCCTGGCGGAAGTTGACACCAAAAACACTTCGTGTAGATCAGCTTGTATTGGGGACGCACTCTTTGGTTCTAACCCTTATAACATCTGCCACGGTACATGCTGCGAGAGGGAATTACCATCGGCTCTCAAAACATTTAATGCTACCTTTGATAGCCAATCTGATGGGTGCAAGTTAGCCTACGTGGTTGAGAACAACTGGGCATCGAATGTAGCAAACAGGTCCGGTTTGCAGAATATGGAGGCTGTGGGTGCTGTGCTTGATTGGGCGATACCCAAAGAGGATTTTGAGTTGAGCGAAGATGGAAGAGAATATACTTGTAGGGAGTATGGTTTAGAGTTGTCGGACCCTAATATTCACAAATCAATTCGATGTTTTTGTAAGAGTGGTTATGAAGGGAATGCATATCTTCCTGATGGATGCCAAG ATATTGACGAATGCCTGGACGAGTTGAAGTGTGGGGATGCGACTTGTGTGAATAAGCCAGGGCATTACGTATGCAgacgaagaaaaagaaaaacttggATTCTTCACTTAG GAATAGGTCTTGGCTTTGCAGCATTGTGCTTAGTAATGTGCTTAGTAATGGGTGGACGGCGATCATAcaaatatttaaagaaaagaatgaaaatgaagttgaagaaaaaaaattttaaacgcAATGGTGGGTTATTATTACAACAACAAATGTTTGCAAAGCATGGCAGTTTAGAGAGCACCAGGATATTTACTTCCAAGGAGTTGGATAAAGCAACAGATAATTTCAACAAGGACCGAGTGCTCGGCCAAGGTGGCCAAGGAACAATTTACAAAGGAATGCTTGCCGATGAAAGAATTGTTGCCGTTAAAAAGTCCAAAGGAATGGTTGCAGACAAAGTCGAAGAGTTCATTAATGAAGTCGTCATCCTTTCCCAAATTAATCATCGAAACGTGGTTAAACTTATAGGGTGTTGCCTAGAGACCGAAGTTCCGTTACTAGTTTATGAGTTCATCTCAAATGGAACAGTTTATCAATATCTGCATGACCAAAGTGAGGAATTCGTATTATCATGGGAAACACGATTAAGAATTGCCAAAGAAAGTGCCGAAGCCCTTGCGTACTTGCACTCTTCGGCCTCAATTCCGATTTATCATCGAGACATCAAGTCCACAAACATCTTATTAGACGAGAAGTTCAAGGCGAAAGTTTCAGATTTCGGGATATCGAGATCAGTTTCTATAGATCAAACTCACTTGACCACGCACGTGCAAGGCACATTCGGATACTTAGACCCTGAGTATTTCCAATCGAGCCAATTCACGGATAAAAGCGATGTGTATAGCTTCGGAGTCGTGCTGGTTGAGTTACTAACAGGGGAAAAACCGGTTTCTTTCGAAAGGGAAGAAAATAGTAGGAGTTTAGCCTCGTATTTCACCAATTTGATGGAAACGAACCAAGTGATGGACATTGTTGACAGTCGAATTGTGAAGGAAGTGAAACATGAAGAGGTAATGATGGTTGCTAAACTTGCGTACCAATGCTTGAGCTTGAGTGGGAAAAAGCGACCAACGATGAAAGAAGTTAGTATAGAGTTAGAACAGATCGTTTTGATGCAAAAGGGTTCAAATGTGTTAGAAATTAGTGAAACTTTCTGCTAG